The Desulfonatronum lacustre DSM 10312 region GCTACGACGACGCCATCAACACAGCCCAGGAAATTGCCCGGAACGTGCTGGCGGACCATCCGGCCGTTCTGAACGATCCAGAGCCTTCGGTACTGGTGGACAGCCTGGGGAGTTCCACGGTGAACCTGCGCATTTTCTTCTGGTTGAACGGTCACACGCACAGTTGGCTCAAGGTGCGCTCCTCAGTGATCCGACTGGTGAAATTCGCATTCCAGAAACACGGCATCTCCATGCCCGACGAGGCCCGGGAAATCGTCTTCCCGCAAGGCGTTCACGTCACCTTGCTCAATGATAAAGACCTGGAAGGGGGGGATGCATTGGTGGAAAAGCGGTTCCCGGTGGAAACGCCGCCCGAAAATCTCGATGCCGTATCCACGAAAGCGGAAGCCGGCCTCTACAGCGAAGCCGTCGTCATCAAGGAGCAGGCCCGGCAGGCCCAACCACTGCGGGAAGGGGAAAATCTCCTGCCAATTGCTCCCGGCACGGCTGATTCCGAGAAATAAAACCTCTATAATACCAGTAAATCCAAATTGTTAAGAAAAGAAGAAAACCATGCGGATTCAAATCAACTCCGACCGCAACATCGAGATTGACGAGGCCCTGCACGCTGAAATCAGCAATGGACTAGAAAAAATTGATCAAGCACTCCCAGGAACGACTGCACGAGCAGCAGAGTCAACGCACGGACCCAGATCCGTCCGCGCCGGAACCGGAACTTGAGGAAGAGTCGGAGCATTCTGGTAAAAATTCATGATGACACAAGGCGCAAAAAAGCTGGCCGGACACGTCCTGTGTCCGGCCCTATCGATCGCCACATCATCATGCTCTTTTGACCATTCCGACTTATTGGATGGCTCATTATGCGTTTCGGACAGGTGCCCTGCCAAGGTCTGATAGCACGGACTTCTGTGCAAAAAATCCGTTTTGTGGAATCACGTACAGTTCTACTTCCCCACGGTTCTTTTCACTTCGCCATTATTTTCTTGCTCAACTCCGCCGTGTTTTTCGGCGTTGCCCACGGCTTCGATATCAGGCTTGTTGCCTGCGTCCCTGACGACTTTTTTGGCCTTTATTTTGGCCGGATGCATCTTGTCTTCAGTCTCATACCTTGTGCTTGATTTCATAGTATTTCCTCCTTGGTTTTCGTTAATATGATCGATCCACGCTGAATCTGCTCTTTCCTGGAGTTATATTCTTCCTCGGTGATTTTGCCTTCGCTGTACTCCAGCTCAAGCTGATCCATCTGCCGTTTGTTCTGGATATTCATATGCTGCTCCCGTTCCAATCGCTCCTACGGCTGCTCCCGTGGCCGCCCCGCCGACAAAAGACAAACCGACCGCAACCGAAAAACGTGAGCGATAAGACAATCAACAATGATCCTATAAGAATTCTCGATTACATTTTACCCCCCGCTTGAATGTTGATGGTTCGTTGGAAAAAATTTACAGATGTCTTCTCTCCCCTCTACCATATGATAGCCTTATGTTTGACCGTGTCTGTAGGGAAAACGCACATTTTCGTAAGGAATAATCCTATGATCACCTTGGTCATTGAAGTTGGTGGTCAATTCAGGGGCATCACGACACCATAGTCTCAAGGTCGGCTATGGCTTTTTCGAGGTCGTCGCTCAGGGTGTTGGCCCGGGCCGTCTTCCAATCGGCCAGGCTCGATTCAAGTTCGTCGCGGATTTCCAAAACAGGGGGCAGATTTTTGTCCAAGATCGCCTTGACCTCGTTTGGCAGGCCGTCGGCGAACCGGCGGATGTCGTCAAGGCGGGCGACCAGTTCCATGACCCCGCGCATCCCGCTGGATGGCACCGGGACTTGGGATGAAAAAGCCAGTTCAAAGAGTCGGGGCCAGGCCCGACGGACATCATCTTCACTGTACGTTGAGGCCTGCACGCGAATCTGCAATAATTTTCCCATGATTCCTCCCGTTTTTTTGCCAATATTTTTCATTCGTCCCATATTTGGGGGGGGGCGATTTCGGGGTGTATTATAAAAATTTTTCTCCCCGCTCTGACACAATAGCATTGCGTTTGATCGTGTCTGTAGGGGAATCACTTGTTTTTATTGGGGAGAAATCACTGGAGTCGGGATTATTTCCCGGATGGGCGAGCGGATGAATGAACACAGCCCCCTTTGTAACTACTCAGTACAGAGTAATGCCTTTGCCGCGGTCGGAGTCGGAATCGGGATCGGGATCGAAAACGCTGGGATGGTTCAGAAAAGGTTGACACTTTTAGCAGTGGCCCCCCCTTGGAGCGAGGGCGTCTCGATCGATCGTTCCCACGCTCCAGCGTGGGAATGCAGCTCCCGACGCTCCAGCGTCGCGAATTGAAATCCGGTGAGGTGAAACGCTGCTCTTTAGATATCCCCGAGCATTTGGCCAATTTTCATTATGTGGAACTCTCCCGAGTAGCCTTGGCTGATCGGAATTGACTGCTCACGCCGAGCCAAAACAGGGCGCTGGAGCGCCCAGGGCTGCGTTCCCACGCTGGAGCATGGGAACGATCGGTAAAAACCGACCCCGACCCCGATTGCCGGAGCAAGGGCGGACACAAAATGTGCTGAGTAGATACCCCCTTTTTTACTCGGGCCAACTAAGCAGCTCCTTTTACTTTACCTTTTGAAATTTTCGATACACGGATTTTTCGAGTTCCGACAGGGTGAAGACCATCAGGCCGATGCCCAGTGGAACCAGCCAATGGCGAAGTTCCAGGGGGGCAGAACCGAACCAGAGATTCATGAACGGCGCATAAACGAAAATAAGTTGGAAGAGGATCAGGGCTCCTGAAGCGATCAAGGCGACCTTGTTGCTCAGAAGGCGGGAGGGCAGCCACGCGGCTTCTCGAAGAAAGCGGCTGTTGAACAGGTAAAAAAGTTGGCCGGCCACCAACGTGTTCACGCAGACGGTGCGCACGATTGCTACGTCCATGTCCAGGGACATTTCCACATGGAAAACAGCCAGGGTGGCTCCTCCGATAAGGACGGAGACAAAGCCGATCCGCCAAAGAAAGTAGCCGCCCAGAATGGCCGTACCGGGACGACGCGGAGGACGGGACATCAGGTCTGGTTCGGATGGTTCAAAAGCCAGGGCCATGGCCAGGGTGATGGCCGTCACCATGTTCACCCAAAGGATTTGGACCGGCGTCAAAGGGAGCACGGCAAAGCCGGCGACGATGGCGGTGAGAACGACCAACCCTTCAGCTCCGTTGGTCGGGAGAAGAAACAAAATCGCCTTGCGTAGGTTGTCGTAAATGGTCCGGCCTTCTTCCACGGCGTGTTCAATGGTGGCGAAATTGTCGTCCATGAGGACGATCTCCGCGGCCTCCTTGGTTGCCTCGGTGCCCTTGATGCCCATGGCTATGCCGACATCGGCCCGTTTCAGAGCCGGAGCGTCGTTGACTCCGTCCCCGGTCATGGCCACCACTTCCTTTTCGGCTTGCAGGGCCGTGACCAGACGTAACTTGTGCTCCGGGCTGGTGCGGGCAAAAATGTCGTGCTTCACGGCCAGGCGGCGCATTTCCGTATCGCTCGCGGCTTCCAGCTCCGGTCCGGTGATGGCCGCCGTGCCGTTGCCGATTCCCATTTCCTTGCCGATGGCCATGGCCGTGGCCGCATGGTCTCCGGTGATCATCTTCACCCGGATGCCGGCTTCGCGGCAGATCTTGATTGCCGCAATCGCCTCGGGGCGGGGGGGATCAACAATGCCCACCAGGCCGGCAAAGATCATCTTTTGGTCAACGTCATCCAAAGACAGGGCCTGGCTTTTGGTCAGCCGCACCGCATCCGAATCTTCACGGGGCAGTTCCCGCCAGGCCGCGGCCAGAATTCGCTGACCCTGAGCGGCCAGTTCTTCCAGCCTGGCTTCCCACATGGCACGGTCCAGGGGCTCGGTGCCGCCGTCAGCGGCAAGCTGGAGCGTGCAACGGTCCAACAGACGGTCTGGCGCGCCTTTGAGCAACAGCAGGATTTTTTCCTCAGGACTTTTATCCAGGGTGGCCATGAACTTGGTTTCGGATTCAAAAGGCAGCTCCGCCAGGCGGGTATATGGGGTTGCATCAAATTCAGCCTTGCGGCCCAGAGTGCGCAACGCTCCTTCCGTGGGCTCGCCGTTCAGTTTCCAGCGACCGTCCTCCTCGAAGAGGATTGCGTCATTGCACACGGCCATGATCTCAATAATCCGCAAGAGATCGGAATTGTCTTTGAGTTCGGCGCGTTGTTCGTCCGCCCCTCGGATGTGGCCTTCGGGAACGTAGCCCGTGCCGCTGACGTGGTAGGTTTGGGTCGCGGTCACCACGGCCCTGGCGGTCATCTCGTTGCGGGTCAGGGTGCCGGTCTTGTCCGAACAGATCACCGTTACCGAACCCAGGGTTTCCACGGCGGGCAAGCGGCGGATAATGGCCTTGCGCAGGGCCATG contains the following coding sequences:
- a CDS encoding cation-transporting P-type ATPase, translating into MSTQPDTNDTIINHPHALTVQECLDLSQSQVAGLEPDDAQKRLERFGPNKLPEPEPDGLLKRFFKHFHDILIYILLAAAGITGLLGHWIDTFVILGVVVINALIGFFQEGKAEEALAGIRKMLSLHAQVRRGGDFHDIEAELLVPGDIVRLRSGDKVPADIRLLDATNLRIEESALTGESVAAAKQTELVPKDAPLGDRTSMAYSGCLVAAGRGVGVVVHTGVQTQLGRINKMIQEVEKLATPLTRQMASFGKVLSVVILFLAGLMFAVGWFLHDMPMEDLFFAAIGFAVAAIPEGLPAILSITLALGVQRMALRKAIIRRLPAVETLGSVTVICSDKTGTLTRNEMTARAVVTATQTYHVSGTGYVPEGHIRGADEQRAELKDNSDLLRIIEIMAVCNDAILFEEDGRWKLNGEPTEGALRTLGRKAEFDATPYTRLAELPFESETKFMATLDKSPEEKILLLLKGAPDRLLDRCTLQLAADGGTEPLDRAMWEARLEELAAQGQRILAAAWRELPREDSDAVRLTKSQALSLDDVDQKMIFAGLVGIVDPPRPEAIAAIKICREAGIRVKMITGDHAATAMAIGKEMGIGNGTAAITGPELEAASDTEMRRLAVKHDIFARTSPEHKLRLVTALQAEKEVVAMTGDGVNDAPALKRADVGIAMGIKGTEATKEAAEIVLMDDNFATIEHAVEEGRTIYDNLRKAILFLLPTNGAEGLVVLTAIVAGFAVLPLTPVQILWVNMVTAITLAMALAFEPSEPDLMSRPPRRPGTAILGGYFLWRIGFVSVLIGGATLAVFHVEMSLDMDVAIVRTVCVNTLVAGQLFYLFNSRFLREAAWLPSRLLSNKVALIASGALILFQLIFVYAPFMNLWFGSAPLELRHWLVPLGIGLMVFTLSELEKSVYRKFQKVK